Proteins encoded within one genomic window of Phormidium ambiguum IAM M-71:
- a CDS encoding leucine-rich repeat domain-containing protein, whose protein sequence is MSEFEEVRQKATELHLSFKQLTSLPAEIGQLHSLIWIDLSQNKLTKLPAEIGQLHSLVILNLSYNQLTSLPAEIGQLNSLMVLNLCSNELTSLPGEIGQLYSLAEINLSYNQLTSLPGEIGQLHSLKEFYLFNNRLTSLPVEIQKLHSLTELNLDDNPIQDLSALANHPSENLSVYCFGIELPRRYWTHLNQWKAEWLLTEENAEIRRVLIQQIGCYRIIQELGASAIDRYREYTLLKIDAEIDVEPIHLVKMTCPSTAHIHVLRVPPNLTSARDAIRWVNWDIDPEAFAVET, encoded by the coding sequence ATGTCAGAGTTTGAAGAAGTCCGACAGAAAGCAACAGAACTCCATCTGAGTTTCAAGCAACTGACAAGTTTACCAGCAGAAATTGGACAACTTCATTCTTTGATATGGATCGATCTGAGTCAAAACAAACTGACAAAGTTGCCAGCAGAAATTGGACAACTTCATTCTTTGGTAATACTCAATCTGAGTTACAACCAATTGACAAGTTTGCCAGCAGAAATTGGACAACTCAATTCTTTGATGGTACTCAATCTGTGTTCCAATGAATTGACAAGTTTACCAGGAGAAATTGGACAACTGTATTCTTTGGCAGAAATCAATCTAAGTTACAATCAACTAACAAGTTTGCCAGGAGAAATTGGACAATTGCATTCTTTAAAAGAATTCTATCTGTTCAACAACAGATTGACAAGCTTGCCAGTAGAGATTCAAAAACTGCATTCTTTGACAGAACTCAATCTGGACGACAATCCCATTCAAGATTTATCTGCTTTAGCCAATCATCCCAGTGAAAATTTAAGTGTTTACTGTTTTGGAATTGAACTTCCGCGCCGCTATTGGACACATTTGAATCAGTGGAAAGCCGAGTGGTTACTTACAGAAGAAAATGCGGAAATTCGGCGAGTTTTGATTCAACAGATTGGGTGTTATCGCATTATCCAGGAGTTGGGGGCGAGTGCGATCGATCGTTACCGCGAATACACCCTACTTAAGATAGATGCAGAAATTGATGTCGAACCAATTCATTTGGTAAAAATGACTTGTCCGAGTACTGCACATATTCACGTTTTGCGCGTACCACCTAATCTTACTTCTGCCAGAGATGCGATTCGCTGGGTAAACTGGGATATTGACCCGGAAGCCTTTGCGGTGGAGACTTGA
- the glgA gene encoding glycogen synthase GlgA gives MYIVQIASECAPVIKAGGLGDVVYGLSRELEIRGHGVEIILPKYDCMRYDHIWGLHEAYRDLMVPWFDGAIRCNVDCGWVHGRLCFFIEPLSDDNFFNRGCYYGCLDDHLRFAFFSKAALEFLLVTNKRPDVIHCHDWQTGLVPVMLFEIYKYHGLENQRVSYTIHNFKHQGVAGANVLWATGLNNEPYYFSLDRLMDDTHPTAINFMKGGIVYSNFVNTVSPHHAWEARFTEVGCGLGNILHVHQHKFGGVLNGIDYEVWNPVVDRYIPYHYSSDDLKSKALNKKALRERLWLNHSDKPIICYIGRLDDQKGVHLVHHAIYYALHKKAQFVLLGAATEPGINSWFSHEKNHLNSNPDCHIELGFNEELSHLIYAGADMIVVPSNYEPCGLTQMIGLKYGTVPIVRGVGGLVNTVFDWDYDENKPQEERNGFVFYQTDNSAIESAIDRAIDLWYKSPKFFRQLMIQGMECDYSWNHPGAQYVGIYDHIRHK, from the coding sequence ATGTACATTGTACAAATTGCCTCTGAATGCGCTCCTGTAATTAAAGCAGGGGGCTTAGGCGATGTAGTTTACGGGCTCAGTAGAGAGCTAGAGATTCGGGGGCATGGGGTAGAAATTATTCTGCCGAAGTACGATTGTATGCGGTATGACCATATTTGGGGACTCCATGAAGCCTACCGCGATCTAATGGTGCCTTGGTTTGATGGCGCAATTCGCTGCAATGTCGATTGTGGTTGGGTACATGGGCGGTTATGCTTCTTTATCGAACCCCTCTCTGACGATAATTTCTTTAACCGGGGTTGCTATTACGGTTGTTTAGACGATCATTTGCGCTTTGCCTTTTTCAGTAAAGCTGCTTTAGAGTTTCTCCTCGTAACTAATAAGCGTCCTGATGTGATTCATTGCCATGATTGGCAAACTGGTTTAGTTCCAGTCATGTTATTTGAAATTTACAAATATCATGGCTTGGAAAATCAACGGGTATCCTACACAATTCACAATTTTAAACATCAAGGCGTAGCAGGTGCTAATGTTCTTTGGGCAACCGGATTAAATAATGAGCCTTATTATTTTAGTCTCGATCGCTTAATGGATGATACGCATCCAACAGCAATCAACTTTATGAAAGGTGGAATTGTTTACTCGAATTTTGTAAATACAGTTTCGCCGCACCATGCTTGGGAAGCTCGTTTTACTGAGGTTGGTTGCGGTTTAGGTAATATTTTGCACGTTCATCAACATAAGTTTGGTGGGGTGCTCAATGGGATTGATTATGAGGTGTGGAATCCAGTGGTCGATCGCTACATTCCCTACCATTACAGCAGCGATGATTTGAAAAGCAAAGCCCTGAATAAAAAAGCACTTCGGGAACGACTTTGGCTTAATCATAGTGACAAACCAATTATTTGCTACATCGGCAGATTGGACGATCAAAAAGGCGTTCATTTAGTCCATCATGCGATTTATTATGCCTTACATAAAAAGGCACAATTCGTGTTATTGGGAGCAGCTACCGAACCGGGAATTAACTCTTGGTTTTCTCACGAAAAAAATCACCTCAATAGTAATCCCGATTGTCACATTGAACTAGGTTTTAATGAGGAATTATCCCATTTGATTTATGCAGGTGCGGATATGATTGTCGTGCCTAGCAATTACGAACCCTGCGGATTGACGCAAATGATTGGTTTAAAATATGGCACTGTGCCGATCGTGCGGGGAGTCGGGGGATTGGTAAACACAGTTTTTGATTGGGATTATGACGAAAATAAACCCCAAGAAGAACGCAACGGTTTTGTGTTTTATCAAACAGACAATAGTGCGATCGAATCTGCGATCGATCGCGCTATTGACTTATGGTATAAATCTCCTAAATTCTTCCGCCAATTGATGATTCAGGGTATGGAATGTGACTACTCATGGAATCATCCCGGCGCACAATATGTAGGGATTTACGATCATATTCGGCATAAGTAG
- a CDS encoding chemotaxis protein CheB, with amino-acid sequence MEYKIVVIGASLGGLNALDVILPGLPKNLPVAVAIAQHRHKSSDGELVSYLQENSLLPIIEAEDKQPIIPGVVFLAPADYHLLVEPGYFALSTDAPVTYARPSIDVLFESAADVYGPQVIGIILTGASNDGAKGLAKIQAYGGTIIVQKPETSECPIMPEAAIKAAKLPQVLPLDEIASFLTSQIKIQVLS; translated from the coding sequence ATGGAATATAAAATAGTAGTGATAGGGGCATCATTGGGGGGGTTAAATGCTTTAGACGTGATTTTACCTGGATTACCGAAAAATTTGCCCGTAGCAGTTGCGATCGCGCAACATCGACATAAATCTTCCGATGGCGAACTAGTGTCTTATTTACAAGAAAACAGTTTATTACCAATCATAGAAGCAGAAGACAAACAACCAATTATTCCCGGTGTAGTTTTCTTAGCCCCAGCCGATTATCACTTATTAGTAGAACCAGGCTATTTTGCTCTTTCTACAGATGCCCCCGTCACTTATGCCAGACCATCAATTGATGTTTTATTTGAATCAGCAGCTGATGTTTATGGCCCCCAAGTTATCGGTATAATTTTAACAGGAGCCAGCAATGATGGCGCAAAAGGACTAGCAAAAATTCAAGCTTATGGAGGAACAATAATTGTCCAAAAACCCGAAACTTCTGAATGCCCAATTATGCCTGAAGCAGCTATTAAAGCTGCAAAACTACCGCAAGTTTTGCCTTTAGATGAAATCGCTTCTTTTTTAACTTCTCAGATCAAAATTCAAGTTTTAAGTTGA